The following coding sequences lie in one Arachis stenosperma cultivar V10309 chromosome 5, arast.V10309.gnm1.PFL2, whole genome shotgun sequence genomic window:
- the LOC130979852 gene encoding dof zinc finger protein DOF3.4, with product MPSSDSGESRRSAKPHNTSLAPPPAEQEHLPCPRCDSTNTKFCYYNNYNFSQPRHFCKSCRRYWTHGGTLRDIPVGGGSRKNAKRSRTVPSASTATTSSSAGPAVTSVSSVTPLTMVPVAGNNHPGAPVQFGGVVVDGEAKGNNVSLCGGSFTSLLSNTQQGPGGFLALGGFGLGLGPGLEDVGFGMGMGRGGWAFPGVVADGGSIGGGVAGSGVGHTWQFEGGDQGGFVSGDCFPWPGLAISTPGNGLK from the coding sequence ATGCCCTCCTCCGACTCCGGCGAAAGCCGTCGATCAGCCAAGCCTCACAACACTTCCCTAGCCCCACCGCCGGCCGAGCAAGAGCACCTGCCGTGCCCTCGCTGCGACTCTACTAATACCAAGTTCTGCTACTACAACAACTACAACTTCTCCCAGCCTCGCCACTTCTGCAAGTCCTGCCGCCGCTACTGGACCCACGGCGGCACTCTCCGTGACATCCCCGTCGGCGGTGGAAGCCGTAAAAACGCCAAGCGCTCTCGCACCGTTCCTTCAGCCTCCACCGCCACAACCTCCTCCTCCGCGGGTCCGGCCGTCACCTCGGTTTCTTCTGTGACCCCGCTCACCATGGTTCCCGTGGCCGGGAACAACCACCCCGGAGCACCCGTGCAGTTCGGTGGAGTAGTCGTGGATGGTGAAGCAAAGGGTAATAACGTGAGCTTGTGCGGTGGGAGCTTCACTTCGTTGCTGAGCAACACACAGCAGGGTCCTGGTGGGTTTCTGGCTCTGGGTGGGTTTGGGCTTGGTCTTGGGCCTGGCCTCGAAGATGTTGGATTTGGGATGGGGATGGGGAGAGGCGGTTGGGCTTTCCCGGGCGTGGTGGCGGACGGAGGCAGCATTGGCGGCGGTGTTGCGGGCTCCGGTGTTGGGCACACGTGGCAGTTTGAAGGCGGCGATCAAGGTGGCTTTGTTTCTGGAGACTGCTTCCCTTGGCCGGGACTAGCCATTTCCACACCCGGAAATGGTCTCaaataa
- the LOC130982928 gene encoding GDSL esterase/lipase At2g23540-like translates to MVLLNASSCSMTKTIMALNYYNTLATLLFLLVSSYGTFAAQKQSLGASFIFGDSLVDAGNNNYLSTLSRANMTPNGIDFKASGGNPTGRFTNGRTISDIVGEELGQPNYAVPFLAPNATGKAILSGVNYASGGGGILNATGNIFVNRLGMDIQIDYFNITRKEIDKLLGKSNGRELIMKRSIFSISVGSNDFLNNYLLPLVSVGARVNQSPDAFVDEMINHFRIQLTRLYEMDARKFVVSNVGPIGCIPYQRAINQLNEDECSDLANKLAVQYNGRLKDLLAELNDNLPGAKFVLANVYDLVMELITNYAKYGLRTGSSACCGFGGQSQLAGIIPCGPTSSLCSDRYKHVFWDAYHPSEAANLILAKQLLDGDNRYVSPFNVRQLSAL, encoded by the exons atggtgctGCTTAATGCGAGTTCATGCAGCATGACGAAAACCATCATGGCTTTGAATTACTATAACACCTTGGCCACTTTATTATTCTTGCTTGTTAGTAGCTATGGAACTTTTGCTGCTCAGAAACAGAGCTTAGGAGCTTCTTTCATCTTTGGAGACTCATTAGTGGATGCTGGAAACAACAACTATCTTTCAACTCTTTCCAGGGCAAACATGACACCAAATGGTATTGATTTTAAGGCTTCCGGTGGAAACCCCACCGGCCGCTTCACCAACGGTAGAACCATCTCAGATATAGTAG GAGAGGAATTGGGACAACCAAACTATGCTGTCCCTTTTCTCGCACCAAATGCTACCGGGAAAGCTATACTCTCTGGAGTGAATTATGCTTCGGGAGGAGGAGGTATTCTGAATGCAACAGGAAATATATTT GTGAACAGGCTGGGAATGGATATTCAAATAGATTACTTCAACATAACAAGAAAAGAGATAGACAAGTTATTAGGCAAATCGAATGGTAGGGAGTTAATAATGAAGAGATCCATTTTCTCCATCAGCGTTGGGTCCAATGACTTCCTCAACAACTACCTTCTCCCGCTTGTGTCAGTTGGAGCCAGAGTTAATCAAAGTCCAGACGCTTTTGTCGACGAAATGATCAACCACTTTAGGATCCAACTAACT AGACTATATGAAATGGATGCGAGAAAGTTTGTGGTGAGTAATGTTGGGCCAATAGGATGCATACCTTACCAAAGGGCCATAAATCAGCTTAATGAGGATGAGTGTTCGGATTTGGCTAACAAGCTTGCAGTCCAATACAATGGTCGATTGAAGGACTTGCTGGCTGAGCTAAACGACAACCTCCCCGGAGCCAAGTTCGTCCTTGCCAATGTTTATGATCTAGTCATGGAACTCATAACAAACTACGCCAAATATG GGTTGAGGACAGGAAGCAGTGCATGCTGTGGATTTGGGGGCCAGTCGCAGTTAGCAGGGATAATTCCATGTGGGCCTACATCTAGCTTGTGCTCAGATAGGTACAAGCACGTCTTCTGGGACGCATACCATCCAAGTGAAGCTGCCAACCTAATCCTCGCCAAACAGCTCCTTGATGGAGACAATAGATACGTATCCCCCTTCAATGTTAGACAACTCTCCGCTCTTTAA
- the LOC130982524 gene encoding uncharacterized protein LOC130982524: MPALRKRNRERDSSRASTVTNSPASHDHQHQMLEYELSREQRIRENQERLGKLGILDLSLKLKSSNLPSKRTRSYTPKTPPTLPPPGPVRRSSRLQNVTPVSYSEPPVKKSEFRDRPKVVIQEGSKPEVYTEEHEKLLGNTDKSWTLFVDGVGKDGKRIYDSVQGKTCHQCRQKTLGYRTRCNTCNLVQGQFCGDCLYMRYGEHVLEALQNPNWKCPACRGICNCSLCRQAKGWAPTGSLYRKISALGYKSVAHYLIQTRRADKDVEKSADSNSISAKRSLPFSGVEVNESIEVKETPVGLMKPLANTESDGDEVLTKRSLLNHVPFNESLEVKETHVESLKPVAETESHVAEVSAKRSLLFSDVQDQVEKVECSSTMKPLGSSSRPCSDSIAGRLRSRLKKP, translated from the exons ATGCCCGCTCTCAGGAAGAGAAACCGCGAACGGGATTCGTCTCGTGCTTCCACTGTCACCAATAGTCCTGCGAGCCATGATCACCAACACCAAATGTTGGAGTATGAGCTCAGCAGGGAGCAAAGAATCCGAGAAAACCAAGAAAGATTGGGAAAGCTTGGTATCTTGGATCTCTCCCTCAAGCTCAAATCCTCTAACCTTCCTTCTAAGCGCACTCGatcctacacccccaaaacccctcCTACTCTACCCCCACCTGGTCCTGTTCGCCGTTCCTCCAG GTTGCAGAATGTGACTCCTGTTAGTTACTCTGAGCCGCCTGTGAAGAAATCTGAGTTTCGGGATCGTCCGAAGGTTGTGATCCAGGAGGGTTCGAAGCCTGAGGTGTACACTGAAGAACACGAGAAGCTGTTGGGTAATACTGATAAGAGTTGGACTCTGTTCGTGGATGGTGTTGGGAAAGATGGAAAACGGATTTATGATTCCGTACAAGGGAAGACATGCCATCAGTGCAG GCAAAAAACTCTTGGTTATCGTACCCGCTGTAACACATGCAACTTGGTCCAGGGGCAGTTTTGTGGAGATTGCTTGTATATGAG ATATGGTGAGCATGTACTTGAAGCATTGCAGAATCCAAATTGGAAATGCCCAGCTTGTCGTGGAATTTGCAATTGTAGCTTATGTcgtcaagcaaaaggatgggcCCCCACTGGCTCTCTATATAGAAAG ATATCAGCATTGGGTTACAAATCAGTTGCACATTACCTCATCCAAACCCGGCGCGCTGATAAAGATGTGGAGAAAAGTGCAGATTCCAACTCGATTTCAGCAAAAAGGTCACTACCTTTCTCTGGTGTAGAGGTCAATGAGTCTATTGAGGTCAAAGAGACTCCTGTTGGATTAATGAAGCCTCTAGCTAATACTGAGAGCGATGGAGATGAAGTTTTGACAAAAAGATCGTTGCTGAATCATGTACCATTCAATGAGTCTCTTGAGGTCAAAGAGACTCATGTTGAATCACTGAAGCCCGTAGCTGAAACTGAGAGTCATGTAGCTGAAGTTTCAGCAAAGAGATCGTTGCTTTTCTCTGATGTACAAGATCAGGTTGAAAAAGTTGAGTGTTCATCTACCATGAAGCCACTTGGTTCTTCATCCAGGCCTTGCTCAGACAGCATTGCTGGAAGACTTAGGTCCAGGCTCAAGAAACCCTGA
- the LOC130982203 gene encoding cytochrome P450 CYP82D47-like has translation MEDLLQSSSTSIIYILALLICIFIYYLGRSVTKSESKTCTAPQAGGALPIIGHLHLFGGKKLLFETLCTMAEKYGPAFTIKMGSNRVLVLSSWEMAKECFTEHDKAFSDRPLVTASRLLGYDGAMFGFAPYGPYWREMRKIVTIHLLSNHRIDLLKHIRASEVEMAMRELYGLWSSKGCPENGILVEMKQWFGDLAFNIILRMISCKRYFGVSSEDGKAQYFQNIIRDFINLFGVPVISDSIPALWWWDIHGYKKKMKETAQKLDQLIGEWLEEHKQRRLLGKDGEEELDFMDVMLRVLQENPIASFDTDTIIKSTVLNLLAGSDSIMVAITWILSLMLNNPQVLKKAQDELDNKIGRNRQVEESDIKDLVYLQAIVKESLRLSSPSAVIFPRAAMKDCTLSTGYHIPASTKLMINIWKIMHDENLWPDPYSFQPERFLCSSHKDIDVRGQHYELLPFGSGRRSCPGISLSLNVMHLILAALLHSFEITTPSNEPVDMTKSIGLTNVKATPLEVLLVPRLNCVL, from the exons ATGGAGGATCTGCTTCAATCTTCCTCAACCTCGATTATTTACATACTTGCCTTGCTGATCTGCATCTTCATTTATTATCTTGGAAGATCAGTTACTAAAAGTGAGAGCAAGACCTGTACTGCACCACAAGCAGGCGGGGCGTTGCCGATTATCGGCCATCTACACCTATTTGGTGGAAAGAAACTGCTCTTTGAAACACTTTGTACCATGGCAGAAAAATATGGACCAGCCTTTACCATAAAGATGGGTTCAAACAGGGTCCTAGTTTTGAGCAGTTGGGAAATGGCCAAAGAGTGTTTCACTGAACATGATAAAGCTTTCTCAGACAGACCCCTAGTTACTGCTTCAAGATTACTAGGCTATGATGGTGCAATGTTTGGTTTTGCGCCTTACGGTCCTTACTGGCGTGAGATGCGCAAGATTGTTACAATCCATCTTCTATCAAACCATAGGATTGACCTGCTTAAGCACATACGAGCTTCAGAGGTGGAGATGGCAATGAGAGAGCTGTATGGCTTATGGTCAAGCAAAGGCTGCCCAGAGAATGGAATATTGGTTGAAATGAAGCAATGGTTTGGTGATTTAGCATTTAACATTATCTTGAGAATGATATCATGTAAGAGATACTTTGGAGTAAGCTCAGAAGATGGCAAGGCACAATATTTCCAGAACATAATAAGGGACTTCATTAACCTATTTGGGGTGCCTGTGATCTCTGATTCAATTCCAGCTCTTTGGTGGTGGGACATACATGGTTacaagaagaagatgaaggagACGGCTCAAAAACTTGACCAACTAATTGGGGAGTGGTTAGAGGAACACAAGCAGAGAAGACTATTAGGTAAGGATGGAGAGGAAGAGCTAGATTTCATGGATGTGATGCTGAGAGTCCTACAAGAAAACCCTATTGCTTCTTTTGACACAGATACCATTATCAAGTCTACTGTCCTG AATCTGTTGGCAGGAAGTGACTCCATTATGGTAGCTATAACATGGATCTTGTCTCTGATGCTTAATAATCCACAAGTACTGAAGAAGGCTCAAGATGAGTTGGACAACAAAATTGGGAGGAATAGACAAGTGGAGGAATCCGACATCAAGGATTTGGTGTATCTTCAAGCCATTGTGAAGGAATCTTTGCGGCTAAGTTCTCCGAGTGCTGTCATTTTTCCTCGTGCAGCAATGAAGGACTGCACGCTTTCAACTGGCTATCACATCCCAGCAAGCACCAAGTTGATGATAAACATATGGAAAATAATGCATGATGAGAACTTGTGGCCTGATCCGTATAGCTTTCAACCTGAGAGATTCTTGTGCAGCAGCCACAAGGACATAGATGTGAGGGGCCAACACTATGAGCTTCTTCCATTTGGCTCTGGAAGGCGTTCGTGCCCCGGAATTTCACTATCTCTCAATGTTATGCATCTTATTCTGGCTGCactgctgcatagctttgaaaTTACTACTCCATCCAATGAACCTGTAGACATGACAAAGAGCATTGGTTTGACAAATGTGAAAGCAACTCCACTTGAGGTTCTTCTTGTTCCACGCCTCAACTGTGTTTTATGA